One genomic window of Kaistia geumhonensis includes the following:
- a CDS encoding ABC transporter substrate-binding protein yields MSSTIRQGVAAALFAAVAGLSATGSAAAADPVSVRLKWVAQAQFAGVYVAKAKGFYEAGGLDVTINPGGPNVNVETLVASGADTFGVASGTEGVLYAREKGLPLVAIGMSQQITPFAYVTYNETGINSVKDFKGKRVATWMVGPQYTLYSVLAAEGLKQDEVNIVSQPFSMQPFIDKQFDVATVTLYNELNTLKEQGITDIKIFMPDDSGVTTQQDAIVTSEKMIKEKPEQVQAFLDATLKGWKYAFEHKAEAVDIVMAAGSGLERKHQELMLDEIQRVMTAKAGTTEGLGYIDMKSIETVQADLIKFGAMKTPVDLKAAFDSAFWAKVPDADKKM; encoded by the coding sequence ATGTCGAGTACCATAAGGCAGGGCGTGGCAGCGGCACTCTTCGCCGCGGTTGCCGGACTTTCGGCGACCGGTAGCGCGGCGGCGGCCGATCCGGTTTCCGTGCGTCTCAAATGGGTGGCACAGGCGCAGTTCGCGGGCGTCTACGTCGCCAAGGCCAAGGGCTTCTACGAAGCGGGCGGCCTCGACGTCACCATCAATCCGGGTGGTCCCAACGTCAATGTCGAGACGCTGGTCGCCTCCGGCGCCGACACGTTCGGCGTTGCCTCGGGCACCGAGGGCGTCCTCTATGCCCGCGAGAAGGGGCTGCCGCTCGTCGCGATCGGCATGTCGCAGCAGATCACGCCCTTCGCCTATGTAACCTACAACGAAACCGGCATCAATTCGGTCAAGGATTTCAAGGGCAAGCGCGTCGCCACCTGGATGGTCGGCCCGCAATACACGCTCTATTCGGTGCTCGCGGCCGAGGGCCTGAAGCAGGACGAGGTCAATATCGTCTCGCAGCCCTTCTCGATGCAGCCCTTCATCGACAAGCAGTTCGATGTCGCGACGGTCACGCTCTACAATGAGCTGAACACGCTCAAGGAGCAGGGCATCACCGACATCAAGATCTTCATGCCCGACGATTCCGGCGTCACCACCCAGCAGGACGCCATCGTCACCTCGGAGAAGATGATCAAGGAGAAGCCTGAGCAGGTTCAGGCCTTCCTTGACGCGACGCTAAAGGGCTGGAAATACGCCTTCGAGCACAAGGCCGAGGCAGTCGACATCGTGATGGCCGCCGGCTCCGGTCTCGAGCGCAAGCACCAGGAGCTGATGCTCGACGAGATCCAGCGCGTGATGACGGCCAAGGCCGGCACAACAGAAGGCCTGGGCTATATCGACATGAAGTCGATCGAGACCGTCCAGGCGGACCTCATCAAGTTCGGCGCCATGAAGACGCCGGTCGATCTCAAGGCCGCCTTCGACAGCGCGTTCTGGGCCAAGGTTCCGGACGCCGACAAGAAGATGTGA
- a CDS encoding ABC transporter ATP-binding protein: protein MSDPQADASSSAPLPHLQMVNVWKRFGEGERQTVAVRNVDLSIAPGEFVTLIGPSGCGKSTLFSMIAGLLPPDDDGSVLLGGKVQQDGQLLGKVSFMPQKDLLFPWRTVLDNATLALEVEGIPKNKARARAEALFPEFGLKGFERHYPHQLSGGMRQRVALMRTFLFERDLILLDEPFGALDALTRAMMQRWLLDIWAKHRRTVLFITHDIDEAIFLGDKVVVMTARPGTVKCEERITLPRPRDGDIVTTPEFTAIKRKLLAIVEEESMKTFAAAS, encoded by the coding sequence TTGTCCGATCCCCAAGCAGACGCCTCCAGCAGCGCGCCCCTGCCCCATCTCCAGATGGTCAATGTCTGGAAACGCTTCGGCGAGGGCGAACGGCAGACCGTCGCGGTCCGCAACGTCGATCTCTCGATCGCGCCGGGCGAGTTCGTCACCCTGATCGGGCCGTCGGGCTGCGGAAAATCCACGCTGTTCAGCATGATCGCCGGACTGCTGCCGCCCGATGACGACGGCTCGGTGCTGCTTGGCGGTAAGGTCCAGCAGGACGGCCAGCTGCTCGGCAAGGTCTCCTTCATGCCGCAGAAGGACCTGCTCTTTCCCTGGCGCACCGTGCTCGACAACGCCACGCTGGCGCTTGAGGTCGAGGGCATCCCGAAGAACAAGGCGCGCGCGCGGGCAGAGGCGCTGTTTCCGGAATTCGGCCTCAAGGGTTTCGAGCGCCACTATCCGCACCAGCTCTCGGGCGGGATGCGCCAGCGCGTGGCGCTGATGCGGACGTTCCTCTTCGAGCGCGACCTCATCCTGCTCGACGAGCCCTTCGGCGCGCTCGACGCGCTGACGCGCGCAATGATGCAGCGCTGGCTGCTCGACATCTGGGCCAAGCATCGCCGCACCGTGCTCTTCATCACACACGACATCGACGAGGCGATCTTCCTCGGCGACAAGGTGGTCGTCATGACGGCGCGGCCTGGCACCGTCAAATGCGAGGAGCGGATCACGCTTCCGCGGCCGCGCGACGGCGACATCGTGACGACGCCGGAATTCACGGCCATCAAGCGCAAGCTCCTCGCCATCGTCGAGGAGGAGAGCATGAAGACCTTCGCGGCGGCGTCATGA
- a CDS encoding ABC transporter permease, producing the protein MNLAALARSPYASIVYVAVAWLVLVPLFSINPRYLPPLGTVIADARSVWPDLVAGFWRTLVETVLGFVAGTILGVGFGIAFAYSRLLERALFPIFVALQTVPVIAFGAIVVIWFGNTIMAKVVIALYLAFFPVAVNTLRGLELADPQRIALMRSFGASRLQLFLKLSLPTALPNILIGMKLAVALSIAGAVVGEWFGDTVGLGVMLLQALYFEQIPRVWVLIIACGLLGTLLYGVLAILERRYVWWRPD; encoded by the coding sequence ATGAACCTCGCCGCGCTCGCCCGCTCGCCCTATGCCAGCATCGTCTATGTGGCGGTCGCCTGGCTGGTGCTCGTTCCGCTCTTCTCGATCAATCCGCGCTATCTGCCGCCCCTCGGAACCGTGATCGCCGATGCGCGGTCCGTCTGGCCGGATCTCGTCGCAGGCTTCTGGCGAACGCTGGTCGAGACGGTGCTCGGCTTCGTCGCCGGTACGATCCTCGGCGTCGGGTTCGGCATCGCCTTCGCCTATTCGCGGCTGCTGGAGAGGGCCCTGTTTCCGATCTTCGTCGCGCTGCAGACCGTGCCGGTCATCGCCTTCGGCGCGATCGTCGTCATCTGGTTCGGCAACACGATCATGGCGAAGGTGGTCATCGCACTTTACCTCGCCTTCTTCCCGGTCGCCGTGAACACGCTGAGGGGCCTAGAACTCGCCGATCCGCAGCGCATCGCGCTCATGCGCAGCTTCGGCGCCAGCCGCCTGCAGCTCTTCCTCAAGCTGTCGCTGCCGACGGCGCTGCCCAACATCCTGATCGGCATGAAGCTGGCCGTCGCCCTGTCCATTGCGGGGGCGGTGGTGGGCGAGTGGTTCGGCGATACGGTCGGGCTCGGCGTGATGCTGCTGCAGGCACTTTATTTCGAGCAGATCCCGCGCGTCTGGGTGTTGATCATCGCCTGCGGCCTGCTCGGCACGCTGCTTTACGGCGTCCTCGCCATTCTCGAGCGGAGATATGTCTGGTGGCGTCCCGATTGA
- a CDS encoding ABC transporter permease produces the protein MSLLHSALPVLAALAILLLAWQFGAALLGIPTYILPRPAEIVATAITKSGLLGDALYVTLVEAVAGFLIGAAAGILLAVVMMLAPPVEAVLMPVAIVVNAVPSVAFVPLVLLWFGLGMASKIAIGALAVVFVVLLNLLAGLKRPEAEAINLMRSFGAGPVGILFRLRFPAAMPQLVTGLRVGLARSTIAVIVAEMMGAYSGIGQVIYQATGQVDYLTVWAAVFVAMLGSLALYGVLVAIDRKLVWWR, from the coding sequence TTGAGCCTTCTCCACAGTGCCCTGCCCGTCCTCGCGGCGCTGGCGATCCTGCTGCTCGCCTGGCAGTTCGGCGCCGCGCTGCTGGGAATCCCGACCTATATCCTGCCGCGTCCGGCCGAAATCGTGGCGACGGCGATCACCAAGTCGGGGCTGCTCGGCGACGCGCTCTACGTCACGCTCGTGGAGGCCGTCGCGGGCTTCCTGATCGGCGCAGCCGCCGGCATTCTCCTCGCCGTGGTGATGATGCTCGCGCCGCCGGTCGAGGCCGTGCTGATGCCGGTCGCGATCGTCGTCAACGCAGTCCCTTCCGTCGCCTTCGTGCCGCTCGTCCTGCTGTGGTTCGGTCTCGGCATGGCGTCCAAGATCGCGATCGGCGCGCTGGCCGTCGTCTTCGTCGTCCTGCTCAACCTGCTCGCCGGCCTGAAGCGGCCCGAGGCGGAGGCGATCAACCTGATGCGCTCCTTCGGGGCCGGTCCGGTCGGCATCCTGTTCCGCCTGCGCTTCCCCGCCGCCATGCCGCAGCTCGTCACCGGGCTGCGCGTCGGACTCGCGCGCAGCACCATCGCGGTGATCGTCGCCGAGATGATGGGGGCCTATAGCGGCATCGGCCAGGTGATCTATCAGGCGACCGGACAGGTCGATTATCTTACGGTCTGGGCGGCGGTTTTCGTCGCCATGCTCGGCAGTCTCGCCCTCTATGGCGTGCTCGTCGCGATCGACCGCAAACTCGTATGGTGGAGATGA
- a CDS encoding class II aldolase/adducin family protein, which produces MAPFPANNDPALEIGTTSEAALRIQLAACFRLIAHFNMDDLIYNHISVRLPGPEHHFLINPYGLLFSEIDASCFVKIDLDGNKIEPSHYEVNRAGFVIHSAVHSGREDALCVLHTHSEAATAISALAEGLLPVSQFAMRYQGHMGVHDYEGVAIDTDERQRLIDDIGPHNTLILRNHGVLTCGRTIQEAFILMYYFEKAARVQLMAQTGVAGGAHLALPADAITDKAARQFNDHHGDILAPGTREWPAFIRMLDRIDPGYRN; this is translated from the coding sequence ATGGCGCCCTTCCCGGCCAACAACGATCCGGCGCTCGAGATCGGGACGACGAGCGAAGCGGCGCTGCGCATCCAACTCGCCGCCTGCTTTCGCCTCATCGCCCATTTCAACATGGACGACCTCATCTACAACCACATCTCGGTCCGCCTGCCCGGTCCGGAGCATCACTTCCTGATCAACCCCTACGGTTTGCTCTTCTCCGAGATCGACGCGTCGTGCTTCGTGAAGATCGACCTCGACGGCAACAAGATCGAGCCGAGCCACTACGAGGTGAACCGCGCCGGCTTTGTCATCCACAGCGCGGTCCATTCGGGCCGGGAGGATGCGCTCTGCGTGCTGCACACCCATTCCGAAGCGGCGACCGCGATCTCGGCGCTCGCCGAAGGGCTGCTGCCGGTCAGCCAGTTCGCCATGCGCTATCAGGGCCATATGGGCGTCCACGACTACGAGGGCGTCGCGATCGATACCGACGAGCGGCAGCGGCTCATCGACGATATCGGGCCGCACAACACGCTCATCCTGCGCAATCACGGCGTCCTCACCTGCGGGCGGACGATCCAGGAGGCGTTCATCCTCATGTATTACTTCGAGAAGGCCGCGCGGGTGCAGCTCATGGCGCAGACAGGCGTCGCGGGCGGCGCGCATCTGGCGCTGCCTGCGGACGCGATCACCGACAAGGCCGCGCGCCAGTTCAACGACCATCACGGCGACATCCTCGCGCCCGGCACGCGCGAATGGCCTGCCTTCATCCGCATGCTCGACCGGATCGATCCGGGCTATCGCAACTGA
- a CDS encoding GntR family transcriptional regulator, translating into MTARETTAGHDEEPSAVRGRGSTLSEDLRSALEEMIVSGQLQPGERLDEAEIAAKFKVSRTPVREALKALIATGLVEVKSRQGVTVATISIPILLEMFEMMAALEGLCAKLAARRATSTEKANLRAIHSRLVEALDASEPELFYAINQQFHDALYDAAHTHFLAGQTRALRRRVAAYRRHVTHQPGRMAATIGEHQRILDAIERADAEAAFRAASEHVNLLGDDMADFISSLPPALTQASSG; encoded by the coding sequence ATGACAGCGCGCGAAACCACTGCCGGCCATGACGAGGAACCGTCAGCCGTTCGCGGCCGCGGCAGCACGCTGTCCGAGGATCTTCGCAGCGCGCTGGAAGAGATGATCGTTTCCGGCCAGTTGCAGCCGGGCGAGCGGCTCGACGAGGCGGAGATCGCGGCGAAGTTCAAGGTGTCGCGCACGCCGGTTCGCGAGGCGCTGAAGGCGCTGATCGCCACCGGCCTCGTCGAAGTAAAGAGCCGTCAGGGCGTGACGGTCGCGACCATCTCCATCCCGATCCTGCTCGAGATGTTCGAGATGATGGCGGCCCTTGAAGGGCTCTGCGCCAAGCTCGCTGCAAGGCGCGCGACGTCGACGGAGAAGGCCAATCTCCGGGCCATCCACTCCCGGCTGGTCGAGGCGCTCGACGCCAGCGAGCCGGAGCTGTTCTACGCCATCAACCAGCAGTTCCACGACGCCCTCTACGACGCCGCCCACACGCATTTTCTCGCCGGGCAGACCCGCGCGCTTCGCCGCCGCGTCGCCGCCTATCGGCGGCATGTCACCCACCAGCCCGGCCGCATGGCGGCAACCATCGGCGAGCATCAGCGCATTCTCGACGCCATCGAGCGCGCCGATGCCGAGGCGGCTTTCCGCGCCGCCAGCGAGCATGTGAATCTGCTCGGCGACGACATGGCCGATTTCATCTCGTCGCTGCCGCCGGCCCTGACGCAGGCGTCCTCAGGCTGA
- a CDS encoding alpha/beta fold hydrolase, protein MKNVEKPSSITIAALDGARIPVLVAGEGEPLVILVHGWSCRQDFWSAQIGPLSRHFRVAAPDLPGHGDADPQRPSGAWSIETFGADIVAVADALEAGEVVLVGHSMGGAVAIEAARLLGDRCRLLVGVDTFTEAMFYAVRSREEIAARVGGFREDFAGRMRGMIGAITGDEVDPALQAMIAEAMAATDPAAALGVLEALLGWDIAAVWPLPGVRAVAINSAMLARRNELLDLEHLEIVLMEGPGHFPMMEAPDAFNGLLLGVLEQEGFGGPSP, encoded by the coding sequence TTGAAGAACGTTGAAAAACCATCGTCGATAACAATCGCCGCGCTCGATGGCGCCCGCATCCCTGTGCTCGTTGCCGGCGAAGGCGAACCGCTCGTCATCCTCGTCCATGGCTGGTCCTGCCGGCAGGATTTCTGGTCGGCGCAGATCGGCCCGCTTTCGCGCCATTTCCGGGTGGCGGCGCCCGATCTCCCCGGCCATGGCGATGCCGATCCGCAGCGCCCCTCAGGTGCTTGGTCCATCGAAACTTTCGGCGCGGATATCGTCGCGGTCGCCGACGCGCTCGAGGCAGGTGAGGTCGTGCTGGTCGGCCATTCCATGGGTGGCGCCGTCGCGATCGAGGCAGCGAGACTGCTCGGCGACCGCTGCCGCCTGCTCGTCGGGGTCGACACCTTCACGGAAGCGATGTTCTACGCCGTTCGGTCTCGGGAGGAGATCGCCGCCCGGGTCGGCGGTTTCAGGGAGGACTTCGCCGGCCGCATGCGGGGCATGATCGGCGCGATCACCGGCGATGAGGTCGATCCCGCCTTGCAGGCCATGATCGCGGAAGCCATGGCAGCGACCGATCCCGCGGCCGCGCTCGGCGTCCTTGAGGCACTGCTTGGCTGGGACATCGCCGCGGTCTGGCCTCTACCCGGCGTCCGCGCCGTCGCGATCAATTCCGCGATGCTGGCCCGCCGTAACGAACTGCTCGACCTCGAACATCTCGAGATCGTTCTCATGGAAGGTCCGGGCCATTTCCCGATGATGGAGGCACCCGACGCGTTCAACGGGCTTCTGCTCGGTGTTCTGGAGCAGGAAGGCTTTGGCGGGCCAAGTCCTTAG
- a CDS encoding PPC domain-containing DNA-binding protein, with protein sequence MDTIEMTAAQLPAPLVSGGRFYAMRLKPGEDVLDTLQAFVAANDMKAAAIVTVVGSLTHAMIRYAAQPVGALREGLFEIVSMIGTVEATGNHVHISCSDEKGDMFGGHMLSGCLTRTTCEIVLVELTDFAFSREYCPISTWDELVVSARS encoded by the coding sequence ATGGACACGATCGAAATGACCGCAGCCCAGCTTCCCGCCCCGCTCGTCAGTGGCGGTCGCTTCTATGCGATGCGCCTGAAGCCGGGCGAGGATGTGCTGGACACGCTGCAAGCCTTCGTCGCCGCCAACGACATGAAGGCAGCCGCGATCGTCACCGTCGTCGGCAGCCTCACCCATGCGATGATCCGCTACGCGGCGCAGCCGGTCGGCGCGCTTCGCGAAGGGCTGTTCGAGATCGTCTCCATGATCGGGACCGTCGAGGCGACGGGTAATCACGTCCACATCTCCTGCTCCGACGAAAAGGGCGACATGTTCGGCGGCCACATGCTCTCCGGCTGCCTCACCCGCACGACCTGCGAGATCGTGCTGGTCGAACTGACGGACTTCGCCTTCTCGCGCGAATACTGCCCGATCTCGACCTGGGACGAACTCGTCGTCTCCGCGCGCAGCTGA
- a CDS encoding energy-coupling factor transporter transmembrane component T family protein: MSAGKAGQPSLLFTPGESLLHRANPITSLALMLWMISAAAVLPTIGTTMLTAAAIIVSLVTGVGKRAVKRLLLTMTPIGVALVVVHGLLIERPDFYDHGLISISPSGLDYALKVFMRVAAMLMATLLFVTTTHPADMLKALDQRGVPPGVGYLVASPLLLIEPFSDRAKAIRDAQRVRGLDMTGSWKARIKALPVLLIPLITLALSDLDQRASVLSGRAFRALPRRTVINAPHDSTFQLWLRRLLFALAVLQLGIPLLWR; the protein is encoded by the coding sequence ATGAGCGCCGGCAAGGCCGGGCAGCCAAGCCTGCTCTTCACGCCGGGCGAAAGCCTGCTGCACAGGGCGAACCCGATCACCTCGCTGGCCCTGATGCTTTGGATGATCTCCGCGGCGGCGGTGTTGCCGACGATCGGCACCACGATGCTGACGGCCGCGGCGATCATCGTCAGCCTCGTGACCGGGGTCGGCAAGCGGGCGGTGAAGCGGCTCCTGCTCACCATGACGCCCATCGGCGTCGCGCTCGTCGTCGTCCATGGCCTTCTCATCGAGCGGCCGGATTTCTACGATCACGGGCTCATCTCCATCAGTCCGAGCGGGCTCGACTATGCGCTGAAGGTCTTCATGCGCGTCGCCGCGATGCTGATGGCGACGCTGCTCTTCGTGACGACGACCCACCCGGCCGACATGCTGAAGGCCCTCGACCAGCGCGGCGTACCGCCCGGCGTCGGCTATCTGGTCGCCAGCCCGCTGTTGCTCATCGAACCGTTCTCCGACCGGGCGAAGGCGATCCGCGATGCGCAGCGCGTGCGCGGGCTCGACATGACCGGATCTTGGAAAGCGCGCATCAAGGCGCTGCCTGTGCTCCTCATCCCGCTCATCACGCTCGCCCTGTCGGATCTCGACCAGCGCGCCTCGGTGCTCTCCGGCCGCGCCTTCCGCGCGCTGCCGCGCCGGACCGTGATCAACGCGCCGCACGATTCGACCTTCCAGCTCTGGCTCCGCCGCCTGCTCTTCGCGCTCGCCGTGCTCCAACTCGGGATTCCGCTGCTGTGGCGCTGA
- a CDS encoding energy-coupling factor ABC transporter ATP-binding protein has product MALIDVADLAFRFPRAEKLVLDGITLSIEAGERVAILAPNAAGKTTLARWLSGLLPEGVLTAERGHVAMAGKPFAEWSVADRATAIQFVGQVPSQQLTGCAFTVYEEIAFGPCNLALPEAEVRARVDEALTICNLRHLASRDPFTLSGGETQRLSIAAALAMKPRVLVLDEPTSNLDPESRDDLLAQLDLLPGGLTIIVLEVALRPSLALAKRFLLLDEGRIVADGTASEVLNDPRCIETLGMTAVTEAAYRLRDAGRWPEATPLPLTLDQALDSFGAPRAHG; this is encoded by the coding sequence GTGGCGCTGATCGACGTCGCCGACCTCGCCTTCCGCTTCCCGCGCGCGGAAAAGCTCGTGCTCGACGGGATCACCCTGTCGATCGAGGCCGGGGAGCGGGTCGCGATCCTCGCCCCGAACGCCGCCGGAAAGACAACCCTCGCCCGCTGGCTCTCGGGCCTGCTGCCCGAGGGCGTGCTGACCGCGGAGCGCGGCCATGTCGCGATGGCCGGGAAACCCTTCGCGGAATGGTCGGTCGCCGATCGCGCCACGGCGATCCAGTTCGTCGGCCAGGTGCCGTCGCAGCAGCTTACCGGCTGCGCCTTCACCGTCTACGAGGAGATCGCCTTCGGCCCCTGCAATCTCGCTCTGCCGGAAGCGGAGGTGCGGGCACGGGTCGACGAGGCGCTGACGATCTGCAATCTCCGCCATCTCGCATCGCGCGATCCCTTCACCCTTTCGGGCGGCGAGACGCAGCGGCTGTCGATCGCGGCGGCGCTCGCCATGAAGCCGCGTGTCTTGGTGCTCGACGAGCCGACGTCGAACCTCGACCCGGAATCGCGCGACGATCTCCTGGCGCAGCTCGATCTCCTGCCGGGCGGCCTGACGATCATCGTGCTCGAGGTCGCGCTCAGGCCGTCGCTGGCGCTGGCGAAGCGCTTCCTGCTTCTCGACGAGGGCCGGATCGTCGCCGACGGCACCGCCTCGGAAGTGCTCAACGATCCGCGCTGCATCGAGACGCTCGGCATGACGGCCGTCACCGAGGCCGCTTACCGCCTTCGCGACGCGGGCCGCTGGCCGGAGGCGACGCCGCTGCCGCTCACCCTCGACCAGGCCCTCGACAGTTTCGGAGCGCCCCGTGCTCACGGTTGA